The following proteins are co-located in the Paenibacillus sp. JNUCC32 genome:
- a CDS encoding carbohydrate ABC transporter permease, which produces MIGEGETVVEHETARMRINGKELGFKIILGFLCVLIFLLIAYPLYFIIIASFSDSTLVSTGKVMFIPKNVSFFGYQEIFKDMRIWTGYRNTLFYTVFGTLVNMLFTLPAAYVLSRKEFRARRIIMFIFVITMFFNGGLIPTYLLMKGLGLTNTVWVFILPFSVNVFYLIIARTFFENSLPQELHEAAVMDGCSHFTFFFKVALPLSKALVSVIGLYYLVGHWNDFFTALVYIRDTKLQPLQIVLRDILLSNQVFSSGAGTGGDAGGYAQRYADQIKYGVIIVSTLPILLIYPFMQKYFEKGVMIGSIKG; this is translated from the coding sequence ATGATCGGGGAAGGAGAAACGGTTGTGGAACATGAAACTGCCAGAATGCGCATCAACGGCAAGGAGCTGGGATTTAAGATCATCTTGGGTTTTCTGTGCGTTTTGATTTTTCTGCTGATTGCGTATCCGCTGTATTTTATCATCATTGCTTCGTTCAGCGACTCAACGCTCGTCTCTACGGGGAAGGTCATGTTTATCCCCAAAAATGTTAGTTTTTTCGGTTACCAGGAAATTTTCAAGGATATGCGGATTTGGACCGGGTACCGAAATACGTTGTTTTACACGGTGTTCGGCACCCTGGTGAACATGCTGTTCACGCTCCCGGCAGCTTATGTGCTGTCCAGAAAGGAATTTCGCGCCAGACGCATCATCATGTTTATTTTCGTGATCACGATGTTCTTCAACGGCGGGCTGATTCCGACCTATTTATTGATGAAGGGTCTTGGCTTGACCAACACGGTCTGGGTGTTTATTCTCCCGTTCTCCGTGAATGTGTTTTATTTGATCATTGCGAGGACGTTCTTTGAAAACTCGCTGCCGCAGGAGCTGCATGAAGCCGCCGTCATGGACGGCTGTTCTCACTTTACCTTCTTCTTCAAAGTGGCTTTGCCGCTGTCCAAAGCGCTGGTCTCCGTCATCGGGCTCTATTATTTGGTGGGGCATTGGAACGATTTCTTTACGGCGCTGGTCTATATTCGGGATACGAAGCTCCAGCCGCTGCAAATCGTATTGCGGGATATCCTGCTGTCGAACCAGGTATTCTCGAGCGGTGCGGGAACGGGCGGGGATGCCGGGGGGTACGCGCAGCGATATGCCGACCAGATCAAGTACGGCGTCATTATCGTCTCGACGCTTCCGATTCTGCTCATTTATCCGTTTATGCAAAAATATTTCGAGAAAGGCGTCATGATCGGCTCCATTAAAGGGTGA
- a CDS encoding VOC family protein has translation MEGNVIFYFVPVKDIKAAKSLYRDTLGLEESWREGDYTVAFKLPGTNVELMVEQVSEGSQDAAGPVFLVPSVRDIYENNPGKLQLIGEPGETPDGLWLSAKVDSGNGIYFTDESKHES, from the coding sequence ATGGAAGGAAACGTTATTTTTTATTTTGTTCCGGTCAAAGATATCAAGGCAGCCAAATCCCTGTATCGCGACACGCTCGGTTTGGAAGAATCATGGCGCGAAGGAGATTACACGGTTGCTTTTAAGCTCCCGGGAACCAACGTGGAATTGATGGTGGAACAAGTCTCGGAAGGAAGCCAGGATGCTGCCGGACCTGTTTTTCTCGTGCCCTCTGTCCGGGATATATACGAGAACAACCCCGGCAAGCTGCAATTGATCGGCGAACCGGGCGAAACTCCCGACGGCCTCTGGTTGAGTGCCAAGGTTGATTCCGGCAACGGAATCTACTTTACGGATGAAAGCAAGCACGAATCCTGA
- a CDS encoding TetR/AcrR family transcriptional regulator, with amino-acid sequence MSHIPIPGTTQHKLIQAGLKRFAEMGYNQAEVDDIAADAGVTVGALYHHYKSKKKFYGLLRDDITLRILDRMEAVADAAPPELRLKLVLLTAYDSMIRLKVGRLLSEPDPRKGDNPVARYLGELAAASGEEAGEELGIILAEALRAAFAQVVEHGGDEAAMRSVLNRLLSS; translated from the coding sequence ATGAGTCATATACCAATACCGGGTACCACGCAGCACAAACTCATACAGGCAGGATTAAAGCGTTTTGCCGAGATGGGCTACAACCAAGCGGAAGTTGACGACATTGCTGCCGATGCCGGAGTGACCGTGGGAGCTCTTTATCATCATTACAAATCCAAGAAGAAATTTTACGGCTTGCTTCGGGATGACATAACGCTTCGAATATTGGACCGCATGGAAGCTGTTGCCGATGCGGCTCCTCCCGAGTTGCGCCTGAAATTGGTTCTATTGACCGCCTACGACAGCATGATTCGCCTTAAAGTGGGCCGACTGTTGTCTGAGCCCGATCCCCGCAAAGGAGACAATCCCGTTGCGCGTTATCTCGGTGAACTGGCCGCAGCATCAGGAGAAGAGGCTGGCGAAGAATTGGGCATCATTCTGGCGGAGGCATTGCGTGCCGCATTTGCGCAAGTCGTGGAACACGGAGGCGATGAGGCTGCGATGAGGTCGGTATTAAACAGATTATTATCGTCATAA
- a CDS encoding LysR family transcriptional regulator, whose translation MNLHALRLFHVIATTGSVTRAAELLNISQPAITAQVKKFEKELSLTLFKPQGRGIGLTQAGAELLPLAKRLFSVEQQIEQFCRDYRSGSRGHIRLAATYLPSHFLLPAWLAKYKQRYEDVEMSITTTNSSDALKQLLNMDVDLAIYGGLPEESPDTIQTEELFRDELWFVVSPDHRYANQHISLDEMMREPFVMREEGSSTRERLFALCRTHSAPSPRITLQFNGLHEAITAVVAGYGANFVSSLVVREYVERGELSQVYVDGIELQNIIAVCTRKHEALSAAAMNFVEMIRERP comes from the coding sequence ATGAATTTACATGCCTTACGGCTGTTTCACGTCATTGCCACAACCGGCAGCGTCACCCGGGCTGCCGAATTATTAAATATAAGCCAGCCGGCCATAACGGCACAGGTTAAGAAATTCGAGAAGGAGCTTTCCCTTACCCTGTTCAAGCCGCAGGGCAGAGGCATCGGATTGACGCAGGCTGGCGCCGAGCTGCTCCCGCTTGCCAAAAGGCTCTTCTCGGTTGAGCAGCAGATCGAACAATTCTGCCGGGATTACCGCAGCGGTTCGAGGGGGCATATCCGACTGGCCGCAACCTACCTCCCTTCCCATTTTCTTCTGCCGGCCTGGCTCGCAAAATACAAGCAGCGGTACGAAGACGTGGAAATGAGCATTACCACCACGAATTCCAGCGATGCGCTTAAGCAGCTGCTGAACATGGACGTGGATCTTGCGATATACGGCGGCCTCCCTGAGGAATCGCCGGATACGATACAGACCGAGGAGCTGTTCCGGGATGAGCTGTGGTTTGTCGTCTCCCCCGACCACCGTTATGCCAATCAGCATATCTCCCTGGACGAGATGATGAGAGAGCCCTTTGTCATGCGGGAGGAAGGAAGCTCGACGCGGGAACGGTTATTTGCCTTATGCCGCACCCACAGCGCGCCTTCGCCCCGCATCACGCTGCAATTCAACGGCCTGCACGAAGCGATCACGGCCGTCGTTGCCGGATACGGAGCCAACTTCGTGTCTTCGCTCGTGGTTCGGGAATACGTGGAGCGCGGTGAGCTCAGCCAGGTATACGTCGATGGCATCGAGCTGCAAAATATCATTGCGGTTTGCACCCGCAAGCATGAAGCATTATCCGCTGCCGCCATGAATTTCGTGGAGATGATCCGAGAACGGCCATAA
- a CDS encoding O-methyltransferase encodes MKANANDAATWGKVDDYVTEHLIPYDEVLEKVLAANREAGLPEIDVSPAQGKLLNVIVQIKGAKRILEIGTLGGYSTIWMARGIGAGGRLISLELDPHHAKVAKSNVALAGLEDRVSIRVGDALAQLEQLAKEKAEPFDLIFIDADKPNNPNYLKWALQFSKAGTVIISDNVIRNGEVIDYHSTDPRVHGIRKFMDMLSADASIAGTAIQTVGSKGYDGFYIGIVQ; translated from the coding sequence ATGAAAGCGAATGCGAATGATGCTGCGACTTGGGGTAAAGTGGACGATTATGTGACGGAACATTTGATTCCTTATGACGAGGTGCTGGAGAAGGTGTTGGCCGCAAACCGGGAGGCAGGCTTGCCTGAGATCGATGTATCTCCCGCTCAGGGCAAGCTGCTGAACGTGATCGTTCAGATCAAGGGAGCGAAACGAATCTTGGAGATCGGTACGCTTGGCGGTTACAGCACGATCTGGATGGCTAGGGGGATCGGGGCAGGAGGGCGGCTGATTTCATTGGAGCTCGATCCGCATCATGCGAAGGTTGCCAAATCCAACGTAGCGTTGGCTGGACTGGAGGATAGGGTCAGCATCCGCGTAGGCGATGCATTGGCGCAGCTGGAGCAGCTGGCTAAGGAAAAGGCGGAGCCGTTCGATCTGATCTTCATCGATGCCGATAAACCGAACAATCCGAATTATTTGAAGTGGGCGCTGCAGTTCTCCAAGGCCGGAACCGTCATCATTAGCGATAATGTCATCCGGAACGGAGAAGTCATCGATTATCACAGCACAGACCCTCGGGTGCATGGCATCCGAAAATTCATGGATATGCTGTCGGCAGATGCCTCGATTGCCGGCACGGCCATTCAAACGGTTGGAAGCAAGGGATATGACGGGTTTTATATCGGAATTGTGCAGTAG